The region CGTTCAGGCTGATAATCCCGTTTTGGATCTGCACTTTATCACCCGGCAAGCCAATTAGACGCTTGATGTAGTCACGGCCCGACACGGGATGACGGAAGACCACCACATCGCCGCGCTCAGGCTCGGACCCGAAGAGACGCTCATTATCGCCGTCGAACACACCGCAGACATCCTTGGCGTCGATTTCAATCCCGACACCGGGGAGCATCAGACTGGGGCATGACGCGTAGGAATAGCCATAGGCCATCTTGTTCACGAAAAGGAAATCGCCGATCAGCAGCGTCTCTTTCATGGAGCCGGAGGGGATCCAGAAGGGCTGGAAGAAGAGGGTCCGAAAGACACCCGCGATCAGCAGCGCCCAGAAGATTGTCTTGATGGTTTCGACAAAGGCGTTGCCGGTTTTTTCCTTAGCGGCCATGCGGCGCTCCTGACATAACGGTTTGGGGTTACATGCGGGGCCGTGCGGGCCAAGTCAAGGGAAGCAGGGCCGGATCGGCCTGCCCCGCGTGCATATGACGCGAAACGGCGGGGCGCGCCAGTCTGAGCGGTCTTAATCGGCAAGGGGGCGCGCTTCGATCACCACAAAGGCCTGTGCCCAGGGGTGGTCATCGGTCAGGGTGACATGGATGATCGCCTCATGCCCCGGCGGGGTCATCGC is a window of Sulfitobacter sp. W027 DNA encoding:
- the lepB gene encoding signal peptidase I gives rise to the protein MAAKEKTGNAFVETIKTIFWALLIAGVFRTLFFQPFWIPSGSMKETLLIGDFLFVNKMAYGYSYASCPSLMLPGVGIEIDAKDVCGVFDGDNERLFGSEPERGDVVVFRHPVSGRDYIKRLIGLPGDKVQIQNGIISLNGTPVKVEDAGTFEEVMAPQGPQQLRPRCENGPVGQGGTCIKSRQIETLPNGVSHPILNITNQQSDNTGVYTVPEGHYFFMGDNRDNSADSRLAQRAGGVGFVPFENLIGRADRIMFSSAGRSMLFFWTWRSDRFFEAVR